In a genomic window of Sylvia atricapilla isolate bSylAtr1 unplaced genomic scaffold, bSylAtr1.pri scaffold_205_arrow_ctg1, whole genome shotgun sequence:
- the LAMTOR4 gene encoding ragulator complex protein LAMTOR4 isoform X2, producing the protein MRWRGLLRAGSRDRKRSGSVAMTSALTQGLERLPAQAGYLVISDGAVLASSGDLENDEHTATVLQGLVATALGLRLPRGHEPPFRRLSGEGRPQSVPKVSPKVTGGHRGSSGGTKVAPKG; encoded by the exons ATGAGGTGGCGGGGTTTATTAAGGGCGGGGTCACGTGACCGGAAGAGAAGCGGGAGCGTCGCTATG ACGTCGGCGCTGACGCAGGGCCTGGAGCGGCTCCCGGCTCAGGCCGGGTACCTCGTCATCAGCGACGGCGCCGTGCTGGCG TCCTCGGGGGACCTGGAGAACGACGAGCACACGGCCactgtgctgcaggggctggtggCCACGGCCCTGGGGCTGCGCCTGCCCCGAGGCCACGAGCCGCCCTTCCGCCGCCTCTCGGGTGAGGGACgtccccaaagtgtccccaaagtgtccccaAAGGTCACCGGGGGTCACCGGGGGTCATCAG GTGGCACTAAAGTGGCACCAAAGGGGTGA
- the LAMTOR4 gene encoding ragulator complex protein LAMTOR4 isoform X1 yields MRWRGLLRAGSRDRKRSGSVAMTSALTQGLERLPAQAGYLVISDGAVLASSGDLENDEHTATVLQGLVATALGLRLPRGHEPPFRRLSVVFGEHSLLVTVSGQKLFVVKRHHHVQEPVAV; encoded by the exons ATGAGGTGGCGGGGTTTATTAAGGGCGGGGTCACGTGACCGGAAGAGAAGCGGGAGCGTCGCTATG ACGTCGGCGCTGACGCAGGGCCTGGAGCGGCTCCCGGCTCAGGCCGGGTACCTCGTCATCAGCGACGGCGCCGTGCTGGCG TCCTCGGGGGACCTGGAGAACGACGAGCACACGGCCactgtgctgcaggggctggtggCCACGGCCCTGGGGCTGCGCCTGCCCCGAGGCCACGAGCCGCCCTTCCGCCGCCTCTCGG TGGTGTTCGGTGAGCACTCGCTCCTTGTCACCGTCTCGGGACAGAAACTCTTCGTGGTCAAACGTCACCACCACGTCCAGGAGCCGGTGGCCGTGTGA